The Candidatus Curtissbacteria bacterium genome segment ATCCACTCATAACAGATCCAATTTTGCAAACATATCCATGGAAGCTACAATCCGTTGAATCGTTTAAAAATAAACTCGCCCCCCTGTGGAACCCATATAGTTTTGCCGGGCAGCCTTTACTTTCAAATGTTCAATCTGCCCCCTTCCAAATATTTAACATCACTTTTTTTGCTCTTCCTTTTAACGTCGCTTGGGGAGTAAATATTATTTTGCCCCTACTCGCGACGGGTGGCTTTATGTTTTTTCTTCTAAAAAACTTAGGCTTGTCCAGCGCCGCGTCTGCATTTGGCGCCTTCATTCTCCCCTTTACAGGCTTTTACGTCGCCTGGATGACGTGGGGAACAGTCACAACAACGGCCGTGTGGCTGCCTCTCATTCTGTTATGCATATCCAAAATCACCAAAAAAATCTCTGCAGGGTTTTTTTTACTGCTTACGATTGCAGTTTCGCAAACAATTCTTTCCGGCCACCCTCAAACCGCATTTTATTCGTTAGTTGCATCTGCTTTGTTTTTAATTTTCACTCAAGTTCAGAAGAAAAACTTCCCTTCTGCAGCCATCATCACGTTCGCGATAATACTTGGCTGTCTCATTTCATCTGTCCAAGTCCTTCCTGCGATTGAATTTTCCAATCTTTCGGCAAGAAATACGGACCAAGGATATTACCAAGGCAGAGAAGACTGGTTCATTCCCCCCAAACACCTCATCCAGTTACTTGCACCTGATTATTTCGGCAATCCTGCCACATATAACTACTGGGGAGTCTGGAATTACGCCGAATTTGTAAGCTTTATTGGAATTATGCCCCTTTCGTTTGCGCTCCTTGCAATGGCGAGCAAGAAAAACCATGACAAGAAATACTTTTTCATAACCCTCGTTGCAATCTCACTGCTATTTGGTTTACAAAACCCCATATCCAAAATTATCTATCAGCAAAACATTCCATTTATTTCATCATTTCAACCCTCAAGGATCATATTTTTGCTAGTGTTTGCCCTTTCTGCTCTTACAGCCTTTGGCTTAGATTATTTTTTGAAGGGAAAACCCAAGAAAATATTACTGGTGTCACCCCTATCAATCTTCCTAGTGTTGCTTACAGTTTTCGCCTTCACTTATTTGAATCCAGAAATTTTTCCCAAAGCAGGCAATATAGATGCTTATCGGGTAGCGATCAGAAATCTCATTCTTCCTCTCGCGACTGTATTAGTAGTTATGGCTATATTTACCTTAAGGATTTACAAATTTTCATCGTACTTTCTTATTGCTGCTATTTTTACAGTCTCGGCATTCGAGCTGTTTAGATTCGCAGATAAATTTACACCCTATTCAAAAACCTCATGGATTTTTCCTGAGACGGCAACGACTAGTTTTCTTAAAGCCCAGGAAAAGCCATTTAGAGTAATGACAACAGATAGCCGCATAATGCCCCCAAACACATCAAGTGTTTATCGAATCGAATCAATAAATGGATACGACCCTCTTTATCTTGCGGACTATGCAAAATTTATTACAGTTCTTGAATCACACAACCCACATCAGGAAGCAGGATCGTTTAATAGAATTATTACACCTCAAAATTACAAATCACCCTTAGTAAATCTTCTGAACGTAAAGTACATTTTGAGTTTCAGCGAAATTAAAAATGAAAACTTCGAAAAAGTTTTTGAAGAAGGCGAAACGAAGGTATTCAAAAACAACGGTAGCATGCCAAGGGCATTTTTTGTGGATGAGGTGATTAAGGCAAATTCAAAAGAGGACGAATATTCGAAATTACTTGATAACAACTTCGATTTCAGCAAAACCGCAACTTCACGAGAAATGTCACTTCCAGAAAATGGAGGAGACAAATCACTATCGATAGAATCCTATAGAGACCAGTTTGTGTCACTCAAAACAAAAACTTCACAAGATTCGGCTCTGGTTCTAACAAACGTTTATTATCCAGGATGGAAAGTATACATTGACGAAAAGGAAACAAAAATTTACCCTGCCGATTCTATCTTTCAAATGGTCCTCGTTGCCAGAGGGGAACACGCTATCCATTTCAAATATCAACCCAAAACCTTTTATAATGGTCTAGCCCTAACGGCAGGCGGAACATTTATTACGATCGTTATGTTTTCACTTCTATGGCTCAAAAAATATCGATAGTAATACCCAACTATAATGGTGAAAACCTGTTGTCAAAAAACCTGCCACAGGTGCTTAAAGCTTGCAAAGGTTGCGAAGTCATCGTTGTTGACGACGCGTCTTCTGACAACTCTGTCAAGATTTTAAAAAAAGACTTTAAACAAGTAAAAACCATAATTCACCATAAAAATAGAGGTTTCGGAAAAACTGTAAACGAGGGTGTCAGTGCAGCATCAGGCGATCTTGTCCTGCTGCTAAATTCAGATGTCGTTCCAAAAGAAGGATTCCTCGACTATGCACGTGAACATTTTAAGCAAGAAGATATTTTTGCTGTAGGACTCGCGGATTTAAGCCACGAGAATGGAAAAGTTATAACAAGGGGAAAAGGCGGTGCAAGATTCAGACGGGGATTTTTAGAACACTTTCCTGCAAAGATTGAAGAAGGGGAAACGCTGTGGGTTTCGGGAGGGTCCAGCCTGGTTGACCGAAAGAAATTTAGTGAGATAGGCGGTTTCGACACAACATTCGCCCCGTTTTATTGGGAGGATATCGACCTAAGCTATAGAGCCAGAAAAAGGGGATACAAATGCATTTTTGAGCCGAAATCTAAAGTTGACCACTTTCACGAGGAAGGCGCAATCAAAAAACATTACAAAGAATCATTTGTTAAAAAAGCAGCTTACAAAAACCAATTTCTTTTTGTATGGAAAAACATCGACGATCCAATCTTACTGATAAATCACCTCATATGGCAGCCCTATCATTTTGCAAAAGCATTATTTACATGGGACCTACCTTTCCTGCTAGGATTTCTCTGGGCTCTCAGACAACTTCCACAACTCATATTTAATGATCAGAAAGACAATAATATAAAACCACGGTCTAAAGGCCGTGCTTCTCTGATCTTCGCTCAAAATTCGATCCATCCAGAAGATGAAATCCCTGGTTTTTTCGCTCAGAATAAAATATCAGACAGAAATATAATCAAACAATTTGAAAGATAACAACGTACTCTGGAACCCTATTAAAAAACCTCACATTATCGTAGTTATGCCCGCGTATAACGCAGAAAAGACTGTTAAGAAAACTTACGAGGACTTGCCTAAAGATTTAATTAGCGAAGTTATACTTGTAGACGATGCGTCTGGCGACAAAACGGTTGAAAAAGCAAAGGATCTTGGGATAACGGTTTACACCCACAACAAAAATAAGGGCTACGGCGGCAACCAAAAAACATGCTACGACGAAGCACTAAAGCGAAATCCCGACGTGATAGTTATGGTTCACCCCGATTACCAGTACGACGCAAAGCTTGTTGGAGTAATGTGCGAACCAATTGTTAACGGCAGAACAGACATTATGCTCGGTTCTCGAATTCAAACAAGAAGGCAGGTACTCGCGGGTGGCATGCCTTTGTGGAAATATTTTGCAAATAGGTTCCTAACTCTAGTTGAAAACTTAGCTATGGGTCTCAATCTATCCGAATATCACACCGGATTCAGAGCTTTTTCAAGTGACGTTCTAAGAACAATTCCTTATCCCAAATTTTCCGATGATTTTGTTTTTGACCAACAAATACTGATATCCGCACTCTCATACGGATATAACATTTCTGATATTCCTGTCCCATGTAAGTATTTTCCGGAAGCATCATCAATCAACTTCAAAAGGTCGAGCCAGTACGGAATACTAACTCTATGGACAGTCTTCAGCTATCTTATGCATCAAGCAGGTTTGGTCAAGTTCAAAATATTTAAGTAGCTAAGCGAATGTTCTGGCGGATAAAACTATAAGCAAAATCCCGATTGCGTGTAAAATGATTGACGCAAAGAAAAACCTAAAATGTTTAAATTTAACTCCGGCAAGCATCATTAACCCAAGTTCGTCGGGCAGGGGAGAGATTAGTACAATCGCAGCAAGATATGGCACCAAACCAATAAACAGTTTAGAATGCAAAATCCTATGCGCAACCCTTTTTGCAGATTTTGGTTCAATCAGCTCCAAGTCATCAAGAACCTCTCCTTTTAGGAATCTGTAAATGACCCAATTACCCGCGGATGATCCTATGCCACCGAGCATTGCTACCATTAAAGGATTAGCGCCCTGTTGTGAAATGAGAATAAAAATAGATGTAGAAATGGCGACCGTAAATGTGAATGAAAAAAGAACCCCAGCAAAGATTACTACAAAGATAAGGAGGACAGGGGATGGATAAGCCGTTAAAAATTGAGAAAAAGAGGAATTATGGATGTAGATTGCGATAATTATAGACAAACATAAAATAAAAAAATCCCGAATTAGTCTTCTCTTTTTAAATTTTAATTCTGTCTGCTGCACAATTTAAATATAACAGAACAGAGAAGATATTTAATTGCCCGTGGTAAAATTAACTATGAGTCATAGGAACAACATTATCAAACTGCCTGGCCTGGCTGATCCTCACGTTCACTTCCGAGAACCCGGCGCAACACACAAAGAAGATTTCTCAACAGGAACGAAAGCAGCTATAGCAGGTGGTTACACTCAAGTTTTAGACATGCCGAACAACCAACCTCCAACTATAACTCCAACTACTCTCGAAAATAAAATTAAACTTGCAAAGGGAAAAATATGGTGCGACGTTGGTTTTAATTTTGGGGGAACAGCGTCGTCAGCCAAATATTTCAAAAAGGTTTACAAAAAGGTTTTTGGCGTCAAAGTTTACATGAACCACACAACAGGCCCACTTTTGATAGACAAACTTAAAGAAAGAGAAATTATCTTTAAATCTTGGACCAGCCCTCTTCCTGTAATGGTTCATGCGGAAGGAGAGACCGTGGAAGTAGCGATAAAACTTGCAAAAAAATATCAAAAAAATTTACACGTATGTCATGTTACGGCAGATCAATTACCGGCAATTGAAAAAGCCAAAAAAGAAGGCGTGGTAATTACTTCGGAAGTTACTCCTCACCATTTGTTCTTAAGCAAAAAAGACATGGCAAGACTTGGCCCATACGGCATGATGAAACCCCCACTTCTTTCAAAAAGTGATCAGCAAAAATTATGGAAGAATATAGACAAAATAGACGTCATAGCGACAGATCACGCACCTCACACAAAAGAAGAAAAAGAAGACAAATCAAGCGCCAAATATGGAGTCCCAGGTCTTGAAACAACCTTGCCTTTGATGTTTGACGCAATTGCGCGAGGAATGACAACGACAGAAAGATTAATCGAAATGATATCGACTAACCCAAGGAGAATATTTCATTTGCCACAACAACTTGACACTTTTGTACTTTTAGATTTTTCAAAAACGTTTAAAATTTCAAAAGACAAATTATTTACGAAATGTGCATGGACCCCATTTGAAGGGATGAGTGGAAGGGGAGAGGTAAAAAAAGTAGTCATGCGCGGGAAAACTGTCTTTCAAGATGGGGGTTTTGTAGGAAGGCCAAGTGGAAAGGTTATATACCCCGAGCTTTAATTTTTTACAATACAAGCGTCGAACTTTTGTTTTTCTTCCGCAGTTAATACCTTCACGTCATTGTTCTCAAGTAACTTTTGAATCGATTCAGGACTTAGAGCGCCTTGTACGCATTCAATATTAACTTTTCCGATTCCAGGAAGTTCTGTTTCTGTTGGAGCTTGGACCTCCTGTCCAGACGCGGGAGATTGACTACCAAGTCCCGAAAAGGCACCACTTCTCAAACCTTGAAATATAATAAACAACACAAAAACGCCAATTACAATCCAAATAATAAAGAAAATCGCGGCAAGCGATACCAACATCCTTCGCGAGAGATGCTGCACATTCTCTATAAGACTGTCTTTCTTGCTAGCCATGAGATTAGCTTAACTTGAAACTTATAAAAAGGCAAATGTTAAAATTATGATATGGCAAAAGACGACAAGCTTGCCAAGTATCGATCGATGAGGAGTAAGGACAAAACTCCTGAACCTTTTACATCCAAAACGGCAAACCCTGCCGCTTTATCATTCGTTATCCAAAAACATAAAGCGACAGCACTCCACTATGATTTTAGGCTAGAAGTAAATGGCGCGATGCCATCATGGGCAGTGCCGAAAGGCCCCTCGCTCGACAGCTCTGTCAAAAGACTCGCAATGCAAACAGAAGATCACCCGATCGACTATCAACATTTCGAAGGGGAAATTCCAGAAGGGCAATACGGAGTAGGGCAAGTAATAATTTGGGACAAGGGAACGTATATACCCGAAATGGATGTTAACGGCAAAAGAGTGCAAATAGACGACAAAAAGACGGGTGAAAAAATCATGGAAGAGGGAATTAAAAAAGGCGAAATAAAATTCTTCTTAAACGGAAAAAGGCTGAAGGGATCCTTCGCCCTAGTTAAGACAAAAGGATTTCCTCCTACGAAAAAAGATAACGCATGGTTACTTATAAAACATAAGGATAAATACACTAAAGCTGGCTACGACGCCAAAAAATTCACGACCTCAGTCGTTTCAAACAGATCACTAAAACCTTAAAGGTCTAATAAACTTCCGAGAGCTGAAAAGCCCTCGGCATTGCCTTTCAAGTTTTAGGCCCGCAGCTCGAAAGAGCGAGGCCCGCAGGAAATTACTCTAGTGCAATTCAAATTTTTCGAGTAATTTCCTATTTCCCTCTATTTGGTAATTCAATAAATCAGAATAAACTCCTGGTTTTTTAGCAAGTTCCTGAGGATTGCCTGAATCAACAACTTTACCCTCATCGACAACAATTACCTTATCAACATTTTGAATAGTCGAAAATCTGTGGGCAATAATGATGACGAGTTTTCCTGCCATCAAATTTTCAAGTGCTACCTGAACCTCTCTTTCGCTTTTAGCATCAAGGCTGCTTGTGGCCTCGTCTAAAATTAAAATAGGAGAATTCTTAAGTATGGCTCTGGCGATTTGTATTCTTTGTTTTTGTCCTCCTGAAAGACGAACGCCTCTTTCTCCAACGAGTGTACCCAGACCTTGAGGGAGTTTTCTTACAAATTCCCACGCGTTTGCCTTCTTGAGGGCGGTTATAATTTGCTTCTCGGTGTGTCTCCTATCTCCATATGCAACATTTTCTCTTACGCTTGTGGAAAACAACTCGCTTTCTTGGAATACGAGAGAAACATTACTTCTGATGAAGTTATGAGAAAATTTTTTGTAAGGTTTACCTTTCAAGTAAATCTCACCGCTACCTGGTTCATAAAATTTTAAAATTAAATTAGCGATTGTCGTTTTGCCGGTTCCACTTGGGCCAACGAGCGCAACCGCCTCATCCTTTCCGATCACAAACGACACATTTTTTAGAACGTCACCCGCCTCATCATATGCGAAGGAAACATTTTTGAATTCGATAGAAGCATCACGAATAATAGAAACTGCATCTCTCGAGTCGAAGTCTTCCGAAGAAGGTAGATTTAGAATCTCGAAATATTCCTTAGACCCGCTCTCTGCAGTCTGTATCTGAGTAAGCATGAACGACATTGCAAAAAGAGGCCTCCTTGCCTGGGTAACAAGCTGAAGAATTAAAACCATCGTACCGATCGACATCGAACCAGAAAATGCGCTGTAAAAAACTACAAGGTTAATTGCGAGTAATATTATGTGCAACGAAAAATTACGAGCAAAATCAAAAATATGAAAAGTCCGACTTTGCTTTGCATAAATTTTGTTAATGTCTCCAAGACTTTTTTCTAAAAATTTATATTCGGCTTTTTGACTATTAAAGCTCGTAACTAATTTAATATTAGAAACTACTTCTTGGATTCTGCCTCGAGTTATATCTTCGATTTTATTTTTCTTTATCTCTTCCAAACCCCACTTTTTGGCACTCCAGTAGCTAAGAGTAAGGTATATAGGAAAAAGTAAGAAAGTAAAAATCGCAATTGGAATATTATAGTAAGCAAGCACCGCTATCGTGAATATGCTCTGCAAAAGCATAGGCAACATAAAGTTAGTCGCTGCATTCACAAAATTTTGAATAGACGTAATCGCTCTATTTAACTGATGAACTATTTTGCCCGATATTTCACTATCAAAATAACTCTGGGGCAAAGCAAGTATTTTGTAGTAAAATTTTTCCGTTAAATATTTTCTCAGTCTACCGGCAAAATGATCTCCAAGCCTTTCGCTAACAGAAGTAAGCAAAACGCCCATTAAATTTGCACCAAAGGCAACGGCAATTAAAAGTATCAATCTTTGTGTACTTGCGCCGTGTCCCTGAATCTTTGAAACAATCTCATCGACTATAAACTTTGAAAGTACAGGGGCAACGAGTTCAATTGCGGCAGTCAAAAGAATTAGTACCGCAAGGGGAAAAATTAGATGATAAAGGGGCCGCGAAATCTTTATTATGTTTGCTATGTTCTTCATGATTTAAATGAGCGCCTTTAGTATTCTCCAGGTACGCTCAAGTTCCGTTTCACTTCGAACAATATAACTTTTTGAACTTAACAATTTAGAATTATTGAAAACAGCAAACTCGAGAGGAATACTCCCAGTATTTGTAGCTTTTAACCACATACTAACATTTGTGTCTTCACCCGGAAATATTTCTTCTTTTTCAAAACTTATATCCCACATCCCTGCATCTTTCGAATTGGTTTCAAGTTTAAGGTCGGACGTATGCCAAATGTAATGCCCCTTATTTTTAAATGTAATCTTTACTCTTTTGCCCACATCGCGAACGACAAACTCTGGAATGTTCGACTTTATCTCTGATGCAAGATCTTCGCGTGCAGGGCTGCCGGCAATTTTATCTAGATTGGCAATGGTCGTGTATTGATCGAAATATTTTTTCCCAAGAACTTGTCCTTGTACTTTGAAAGAAAAGTCATAAAAAAGAGACTCGGGATAATTAAAAATAAAAGGTGTAACAGCTACAACTCGTTCGTCATTCCAAATATCACGAAAAGAGGCTTCAAAATAATCAGAAACGGTTTCTTCGGTTAACACTTCAGAACGCTTCCAACCTGTCTCTGTAATAAATACAGGCAAGTTTTTGCCATTTAAATAAGGAGAAAGAACAGAAAGCTCCCATTTGTATCCGTCTATTCCTGTACGGCCCGACTTAAGTGGGCTTGCGCTAAATTCCGGATTTGGGTAAGAGTGTGAAGCAAGCCCATCAAATTCCTTGAAGATCCCACCTTTATGCTCCTCCATTTGTGCAAAGTAAATATCTGCACTCATCGCACCTTCGCTGTTTTCCATAAGAGCAAGATCCAAAGGAGCGCCCAAAACAAAAAAGTCATCACTCCGTCTTTTAAGCTCGGAAATTGTTTTGGACAATTCGTCCGTATAACTTTTCGGGTCTACCTGCCCTCCCCACTCGGAGCCATGATTAACCTCGTTATAAACTTGCACGTATCTGATCTTTGTGGGCCAGGGAAGAGCGGACAAAAACTCAGCCCACTGTGCCGCGTCATCCTTTTCCGGTCTTTGCCACGAGCCTTGGTCAAACTTCGTTGCAATACGAACGATGGGTATTAAATGGTATTTCGACAGCTGGTGAAAAACTCCCCGCCACCTATCTATATCTCTTTCATTTTTAGTGACAAGTAGCAGCACGTAACCCCAATCGCCATTGCTGTTTACCATCGAAGCAGCTTCTTCTATTTCCGACTCCGGCGAAAGCAAGCCTATCCCTACCTTATTATTATGTACATTTATTGGATCATAAACGGCATAGACGTCAAAAGGCAGTATAAAAACAACCAAAAGTATTAAAAATATATATTTTAGTTTTAAAAAAAAGCTCATAATATCTATCTTTGTGCTAGAATTTTTCTAGAGTGAAAATATTATACAACTCGACTTTCTTAGC includes the following:
- a CDS encoding YfhO family protein, which codes for MPSDSLLGLYHPWRDNSFEGFMPGKFPTKNPLITDPILQTYPWKLQSVESFKNKLAPLWNPYSFAGQPLLSNVQSAPFQIFNITFFALPFNVAWGVNIILPLLATGGFMFFLLKNLGLSSAASAFGAFILPFTGFYVAWMTWGTVTTTAVWLPLILLCISKITKKISAGFFLLLTIAVSQTILSGHPQTAFYSLVASALFLIFTQVQKKNFPSAAIITFAIILGCLISSVQVLPAIEFSNLSARNTDQGYYQGREDWFIPPKHLIQLLAPDYFGNPATYNYWGVWNYAEFVSFIGIMPLSFALLAMASKKNHDKKYFFITLVAISLLFGLQNPISKIIYQQNIPFISSFQPSRIIFLLVFALSALTAFGLDYFLKGKPKKILLVSPLSIFLVLLTVFAFTYLNPEIFPKAGNIDAYRVAIRNLILPLATVLVVMAIFTLRIYKFSSYFLIAAIFTVSAFELFRFADKFTPYSKTSWIFPETATTSFLKAQEKPFRVMTTDSRIMPPNTSSVYRIESINGYDPLYLADYAKFITVLESHNPHQEAGSFNRIITPQNYKSPLVNLLNVKYILSFSEIKNENFEKVFEEGETKVFKNNGSMPRAFFVDEVIKANSKEDEYSKLLDNNFDFSKTATSREMSLPENGGDKSLSIESYRDQFVSLKTKTSQDSALVLTNVYYPGWKVYIDEKETKIYPADSIFQMVLVARGEHAIHFKYQPKTFYNGLALTAGGTFITIVMFSLLWLKKYR
- a CDS encoding glycosyltransferase family 2 protein, with the protein product MAQKISIVIPNYNGENLLSKNLPQVLKACKGCEVIVVDDASSDNSVKILKKDFKQVKTIIHHKNRGFGKTVNEGVSAASGDLVLLLNSDVVPKEGFLDYAREHFKQEDIFAVGLADLSHENGKVITRGKGGARFRRGFLEHFPAKIEEGETLWVSGGSSLVDRKKFSEIGGFDTTFAPFYWEDIDLSYRARKRGYKCIFEPKSKVDHFHEEGAIKKHYKESFVKKAAYKNQFLFVWKNIDDPILLINHLIWQPYHFAKALFTWDLPFLLGFLWALRQLPQLIFNDQKDNNIKPRSKGRASLIFAQNSIHPEDEIPGFFAQNKISDRNIIKQFER
- a CDS encoding glycosyltransferase family 2 protein; translated protein: MKDNNVLWNPIKKPHIIVVMPAYNAEKTVKKTYEDLPKDLISEVILVDDASGDKTVEKAKDLGITVYTHNKNKGYGGNQKTCYDEALKRNPDVIVMVHPDYQYDAKLVGVMCEPIVNGRTDIMLGSRIQTRRQVLAGGMPLWKYFANRFLTLVENLAMGLNLSEYHTGFRAFSSDVLRTIPYPKFSDDFVFDQQILISALSYGYNISDIPVPCKYFPEASSINFKRSSQYGILTLWTVFSYLMHQAGLVKFKIFK
- a CDS encoding dihydroorotase family protein; translation: MVKLTMSHRNNIIKLPGLADPHVHFREPGATHKEDFSTGTKAAIAGGYTQVLDMPNNQPPTITPTTLENKIKLAKGKIWCDVGFNFGGTASSAKYFKKVYKKVFGVKVYMNHTTGPLLIDKLKEREIIFKSWTSPLPVMVHAEGETVEVAIKLAKKYQKNLHVCHVTADQLPAIEKAKKEGVVITSEVTPHHLFLSKKDMARLGPYGMMKPPLLSKSDQQKLWKNIDKIDVIATDHAPHTKEEKEDKSSAKYGVPGLETTLPLMFDAIARGMTTTERLIEMISTNPRRIFHLPQQLDTFVLLDFSKTFKISKDKLFTKCAWTPFEGMSGRGEVKKVVMRGKTVFQDGGFVGRPSGKVIYPEL
- a CDS encoding 3'-phosphoesterase, coding for MAKDDKLAKYRSMRSKDKTPEPFTSKTANPAALSFVIQKHKATALHYDFRLEVNGAMPSWAVPKGPSLDSSVKRLAMQTEDHPIDYQHFEGEIPEGQYGVGQVIIWDKGTYIPEMDVNGKRVQIDDKKTGEKIMEEGIKKGEIKFFLNGKRLKGSFALVKTKGFPPTKKDNAWLLIKHKDKYTKAGYDAKKFTTSVVSNRSLKP
- a CDS encoding ABC transporter ATP-binding protein/permease, translating into MKNIANIIKISRPLYHLIFPLAVLILLTAAIELVAPVLSKFIVDEIVSKIQGHGASTQRLILLIAVAFGANLMGVLLTSVSERLGDHFAGRLRKYLTEKFYYKILALPQSYFDSEISGKIVHQLNRAITSIQNFVNAATNFMLPMLLQSIFTIAVLAYYNIPIAIFTFLLFPIYLTLSYWSAKKWGLEEIKKNKIEDITRGRIQEVVSNIKLVTSFNSQKAEYKFLEKSLGDINKIYAKQSRTFHIFDFARNFSLHIILLAINLVVFYSAFSGSMSIGTMVLILQLVTQARRPLFAMSFMLTQIQTAESGSKEYFEILNLPSSEDFDSRDAVSIIRDASIEFKNVSFAYDEAGDVLKNVSFVIGKDEAVALVGPSGTGKTTIANLILKFYEPGSGEIYLKGKPYKKFSHNFIRSNVSLVFQESELFSTSVRENVAYGDRRHTEKQIITALKKANAWEFVRKLPQGLGTLVGERGVRLSGGQKQRIQIARAILKNSPILILDEATSSLDAKSEREVQVALENLMAGKLVIIIAHRFSTIQNVDKVIVVDEGKVVDSGNPQELAKKPGVYSDLLNYQIEGNRKLLEKFELH